The sequence TTTCATATTGAAGTAGCTATCGGTTAGCACCAACTCAACACGGCCTTTCTCTAGGCGCTCATTCAGTTCGTCCACTTTCTGTTGCATGAATGTCTTACGCGCTTCTGCACCCTCACGTTCAAAATCACGGATGATGTAACCCAATTCAGACCGCGCAACACCCATTTCAGCCGATTTCAGGTGGTAGAAACCTTCATAACCTTCTGTGCACTCTGGTGTCTCTTGCGCTGGCATCATCAATTGGAATTGCGCCGCGATGTTCATCGAGTTCACCATCTTACCCTTTGCGGTACCCGGGTGAACATTTACGCCATGGCAGATCACATCAGCGCTCGTGGCATTAAAGTTCTCAAATTCCAACTCCCCTACTGGCCCACCATCGATGGTGTACGCCCACTCGGCGCCAAATTTTTCAACGTCAAACAGGTTCGCACCGCGGCCAATCTCTTCATCCGGTGTGAAACCAATGCAGATGTCGCCGTGTTTGATGTCTGGATTCGCTTTCAGGTAAGCAATCGCACTGATGATTTCAGCGATGCCCGCTTTGTTATCGGCACCAAGCAGAGTTGTGCCGTCAGTCGTAATAAGGTCATGGCCATGTAAAGAATCAAGGTCTGGGTATTGGCTTGGGTTCAAACTCTCGCCACTTGTACCCAATTCAATCGTTCCACCTCGGTAATCTTTAATCACCTGAGGTTTCACGTTCGCGCCTGATGCGTCAGGAGCGGTATCCATATGCGCCACAAAGCCAATAGCAGGCACTGGATAATCAACATTCGACGGCAGTTTCGCCATCAAATAGCCATTTTCATCTAAAGAAACATCAACTAAGTCTAATGCGATCAATTCTAACTTTAAGGCTTCAGCAAACGTAATTTGACCCGGTGAACTTGGGCAATGCTGATTAGAAGGATCGGATTTGGTATCAAAAGTAACGTAATTCAGAAAACGTTCTACAAGCTTTTCCATAATTCATCTCACCATGGATTAAGTAATTGATTTACTGACTTTGTTCTTCATGTAGATAAGCGAGGCATTGCTAAGTTAATACGTACGCAGAGTCAGTCGCGAGGCTTTTCATCTTACGCCCCTGACCATGTATGTAATTGCTCTACATCATTATTGTGCGAAATTAGACGAGCTTCCTATACTTGAAAACAGAGGGTTTCGTCAGTTCAATATTGCATACGGATGATAAGCGATCGCTTTGTACGCACTCTACGCCCTTCGCTCTCAGCCTAAAAAAAGTACAAAGCGGATGAGGATCACAATTTATCCTTGATGCAGAATCTGTCATACGTTACATGGAGACACAGTTATGACGATTAATAAGTATTACATTTTCTCTCCTCAAGCCTCTGAGGAAACACTTCAACCAGTATTAACTGAGAAAGAAGTTCAAAGGCAGGAAGCTCTAAGACAGGCGCAATCTCAAGGTGGTTTTGATACCAACGCGACCTCGTAACTCAATGAATACCTAGCAATATTATGAACCCCTATTAAAGGCTCTACTTCTCTCTGATGTAGAGCTTTTTTCCTTAAGCTCTTTTCTTCTCTATTTCTGTGGCGTCCTATTCAAGCGTCGAACCCATTCAAGCGTCGAACCTAGTCACGCTTTGTGCCCCTCAGGCAGCCTCTCTATAATGTTTCGAATATACCGTTAGCTAATTCGCTACGCAGAGAAATCACCCACTAAACTTTCCCCAGCCATACCTTGTCGTGTCATTTTGTGCTAATAATTCATATTCGTTTTCATTCCTCACTCGCCCTCTTTTCAAATACTTTTATGCGAGTACCAGAGAACTTAACCACAGGAATCCCGAATTCAATGGAATATTCAAAGCTAGGAAGTAGTCAAATTCCCGTTTCCCGCATCTGTCTTGGTAGCATGACTTGGGGGCTGCAAAATACGCAACAACAAGCCGACCAACAGATCGAATACTCGCTAAGCCAAGGTATTAACTTTATTGATACGGCAGAAATGTACGCAGTGCCGC comes from Vibrio syngnathi and encodes:
- the pepT gene encoding peptidase T — its product is MEKLVERFLNYVTFDTKSDPSNQHCPSSPGQITFAEALKLELIALDLVDVSLDENGYLMAKLPSNVDYPVPAIGFVAHMDTAPDASGANVKPQVIKDYRGGTIELGTSGESLNPSQYPDLDSLHGHDLITTDGTTLLGADNKAGIAEIISAIAYLKANPDIKHGDICIGFTPDEEIGRGANLFDVEKFGAEWAYTIDGGPVGELEFENFNATSADVICHGVNVHPGTAKGKMVNSMNIAAQFQLMMPAQETPECTEGYEGFYHLKSAEMGVARSELGYIIRDFEREGAEARKTFMQQKVDELNERLEKGRVELVLTDSYFNMKEMVEPHQHIIELAKQAMIECDVEPMIKPIRGGTDGARLSFMGLPCPNIFTGGYNFHGIHEFITIQGMEQAVEVIVELSQRTATHYQK